From the bacterium genome, one window contains:
- a CDS encoding chemotaxis protein CheW has translation MLRGEAMATQLAGKYLTFKLAEEEYGLQILKVKEIIGLTRITRVPRTPGFIRGVINLRGKVIPVMDLRTRFGMSQVDDTAETCIIVVEVMHQDRSLLIGGLVDSVSEVRDIAQSNIEETPEFGTDVDTGFILGMGKSQEKVIILLDIDRVISFEELAQIESSVAQEE, from the coding sequence TACCTGACATTCAAACTGGCGGAAGAGGAATACGGGCTCCAGATACTGAAAGTCAAGGAGATCATCGGCCTGACGCGGATCACGCGCGTGCCGCGCACCCCGGGATTCATCCGCGGCGTCATCAACCTTCGCGGCAAGGTCATTCCGGTGATGGACCTGCGCACACGCTTCGGGATGTCGCAGGTCGATGATACTGCTGAAACGTGTATCATTGTGGTCGAGGTCATGCATCAGGACCGCTCGCTGCTGATCGGCGGCCTGGTGGACAGCGTCTCCGAGGTGCGCGATATCGCACAGTCAAACATCGAGGAAACCCCCGAGTTCGGCACGGACGTGGACACCGGTTTCATCTTGGGCATGGGAAAGTCGCAGGAGAAAGTCATCATACTGCTCGATATCGATCGGGTTATATCGTTCGAGGAGTTGGCACAGATCGAATCCTCCGTGGCTCAGGAGGAATAG